A genomic window from Rhinoderma darwinii isolate aRhiDar2 unplaced genomic scaffold, aRhiDar2.hap1 Scaffold_42, whole genome shotgun sequence includes:
- the LOC142710022 gene encoding LOW QUALITY PROTEIN: uncharacterized protein LOC142710022 (The sequence of the model RefSeq protein was modified relative to this genomic sequence to represent the inferred CDS: inserted 1 base in 1 codon), translated as MLSAQHPESTFLDFKELSIRILGVELNKESTKFAVCPADSYGDAKLMCPVSPGNTLLAAQGAQVQIPDAVADLKDQVAILTKSLEKVCHKLEQLEMRPQPECESPQHRSRPTDSASKGYYRRSGRLPTDRFDTHGRPICRHCHKSGHVERECWRSKERPSGGRTLGPEDPNWLTRYVGPHPLVTIHINGVPLTALLDTGSQVTTIQKAMFEKYWSSDLLMQPPEVWLNVIASNGQTVPLQGYWEPTVQVGETNLTPQGVIVVKVHDEDMPPVVLGMNILRNCYGEMLDALHRSLPTASHSAQKVIQQTIRVLCAQQKFANVRGEICRARIRDVRPVILKPGTETLLWCHARPGIRGQDYQALVEPLHLEEHPMVLAARSLVTVSHGKVPIRLLNLSDIPVELKKYYSVAQLLQVTFQDIVEVSTVAAQQSTQIQSTQEENSSTPWWSEICVGDIATPAEQIEGVLEVSREYHQAFSKHPLDFGKTSIMKHNIPTGSHPPIKERYRPIPPTMYQPVKKMIKEMKDAKVIRDSHSPWAAPIVLVKKKDGKMRFCVXINNITHKDAYPLPRIEESLTALGKAAYFSTLDLTSGYWQVPMAPEDIEKTAFTTPMGLFEFNCMPFGLCNAPGTFQRLMERCLGHKNFETVLLYLDDVIIYSKSYEDHLQHLADVFQVLIKHGLKVKPSKCHLLKPQVNYLGHVVSSEGVMPDPEKIAVVKDWPTPTTVKEVRSFLGFAGYYRRFIPYFAQIAEPLQELLRGHSKEHLKRPIPIEWTEDQEIAFQLLKQKLIEPPILGYPDYSQPFCLYTDASKKGLGAILTQMQEGRERVIAFGSRGLKGTERNDQNYSSFKLEFLALVWAVTEKYKDYLAATPFVVYTDNNPLAHLNTARLGALEQRWASRLANYDFVVRYRTGKSNENADALSRLPTDEVPAQNEEDWEEVEMPSFYTRFTQQNTITIMEKGLCSQQQSSDSLQEKGQWIKLQAESRVMGELQDFLVSRRVPERLRRGNVDPKLIRLWRQRRRLFIKKGLMLRSTLDPITGDRLHQVVVPRRDARTVLEAYHDRSGHFGVQKTEATIRRRFYWIGMREDRNA; from the exons ATGCTGTCTGCTCAACATCCTGAAAGTACGTTCCTGGATTTTAAAGAATTGTCCATCAGAATCCTGGGGGTAGAACTCAACAAAGAATCAACCAAATTTGCTGTGTGTCCTGCGGACAGTTATGGAGATGCTAAACTCATGTGTCCTGTGTCTCCAGGAAATACTCTCCTTGCTGCCCAGGGTGCACAAGTACAGATTCCAGATGCAGtggctgatttaaaggaccaagtCGCAATCCTGACTAAGAGCTTGGAGAAGGTGTGTCATAAGCTTGAACAGTTAGAGATGCGTCCTCAGCCAGAGTGTGAGTCCCCACAGCATAGGAGTCGTCCTACTGACAGTGCGAGCAAGGGATACTACAGGAGATCTGGAAGATTGCCTACAGACAGGTTTGATACGCATGGAAGGCCCATCTGCAGACACTGCCACAAAAGTGGTCATGTGGAGAGAGAGTGCTGGCGGTCAAAAGAACGTCCCTCGGGTGGAAGAACACTAGGTCCAGAAGATCCAAATTGGCTGACCAGGTATGTCGGGCCCCATCCATTAGTCACCATCCACATTAATGGGGTACCCCTTACAGCTCTGCTGGACACTGGTTCGCAAGTCACCACCATACAGAAAGccatgtttgagaaatactggagCAGCGACCTATTGATGCAGCCACCAGAAGTTTGGCTGAATGTTATTGCAAGCAATGGTCAGACAGTACCCCTGCAAGGTTACTGGGAACCCACCGTTCAAGTGGGAGAGACTAACCTAACACCGCAAGGTGTGATCGTAGTAAAGGTCCATGATGAAGACATGCCTCCAGTGGTGCTCGGAATGAACATCCTAAGGAATTGTTATGGGgaaatgctagatgccctacaccgatcCCTGCCAACAGCTTCACACTCCGCACAGAAAGTAATCCAACAGACTATTCGTGTGCTGTGCGCTCAGCAGAAGTTTGCCAACGTCAGAGgagagatctgccgtgcccgcattaGAGATGTCCGTCCAGTGATCCTGAAACCCGGTACCGAAACCCTGCTGTGGTGCCATGCTCGCCCAGGGATACGAGGCCAAGACTACCAAGCCTTAGTAGAACCCCTCCATCTTGAAGAACATCCTATGGTGCTTGCTGCAAGAAGTCTAGTGACCGTTTCCCACGGAAAGGTACCCATCCGCCTCTTGAATCTGAGTGACATCCCTGTGGAATTAAAGAAATACTACTCTGTTGcccagttattacaggtcacattccaagacattGTGGAAGTGTCAACAGTTGCTGCCCAACAGTCCACTCAAATACAGAGTACACAAGAAGAGAATTCATCTACACCATGGTGGTCAGAAATTTGTGTTGGGGATATTGCCACGCCTGCTGAACAAATTGAAGGAGTATTGGAAGTCTCAAGAGAATACCATCaggccttcagtaaacatccccTGGACTTTGGGAAGACCAGCATAATGAAGCACAATATCCCAACTGGTTCTCATCCTCCAATTAAAGAGAGATACCGGCCCATACCACCCACTATGTACCAACCTGTCAAGAAGAtgataaaagaaatgaaggatgCCAAGGTGATTCGGGACAGTCACAGCCCTTGGGCTGCACCTATTGTCttagtcaaaaagaaagatggcaagATGCGATTCTGCG AAATTAACAATATAACCCACAAAGATGCCTATCCTCTACCACGCATAGAAGAGTCCTTGACTGCTTTGGGAAAAGCTGCTTATTTCTCCACCCTGGATTTGAcaagtgggtactggcaggtacctatggcccCAGAAGACATTGAGAAGACAGCATTTACCACTCCCATGGGCCTATTTGAAttcaattgcatgccctttgGACTCTGTAACGCACCTGGAACTTTTCAGAGGTTGATGGAGCGCTGTCTGGGCCACAAGAACTTTGAGACTGTTCTGCTGTATTTGGATGACGTGATCATCTACTCTAAGTCCTATGAAGACCACCTACAACATCTGGCTGACGTCTTCCAGGTTCTCATTAAGCATGGTCTCAaggtgaaaccctccaagtgccatctgctgaaGCCACAAGTCAACTACTTGGGACACGTTGTTAGCTCTGAGGGTGTGATGCCTGACCCAGAAAAGATTGCTGTTGTGAAGGATTGGCCTACTCCCACCACAGTAAAAGAGGTGAgaagtttcctgggattcgcaggTTATTACAGGCGCTTTATACCCTATTTTGCCCAGATTGCAGAGCCTCTACAAGAGCTTCTTAGAGGACACTCAAAGGAACATCTGAAAAGACCAATTCCTATTGAATGGACTGAGGATCAAGAGATTGCCTTCCAGCTGCTGAAACAGAAGCTGATTGAGCCACCCATCCTTGGTTATCCAGACTACAGTCAACCTTTCTGCCTCTACACGGATGCCAGCAAGAAAGGTCTTGGAGCCATCCTGACCCAAATGCAAGAGGGAAGAGAACGGGTAATAGCCTTTGGCAGCCGAGGGCTTAAAGGGACTGAACGAAATGaccaaaattacagctcgttcaaaTTGGAGTTCCTCGCGTTAGTGTGGGCTGTAACCGAGAAGTACAAAGACTACCTCGCGGCAACACCATTCGTAGTCTACACAGACAACAACCCCCTTGCACATCTGAACACAGCCAGGCTGGGAGCCCTAGAGCAAAGGTGGGCATCTCGTCTTGCAAACTACGACTTCGTGGTCAGGTACAGAACCGGCAAATCCAATGAGAATGCGGACGCATTATCCCGCCTGCCAACCGATGAAGTACCTGCTCAGAATGAAGAAGACTGGGAAGAAGTAGAAATGCCATCCTTCTACAcccgcttcacccagcagaacacAATCACCATCATGGAGAAAGGACTTTGCTCCCAGCAACAGAGTTCAGATTCACTCCAAGAGAAGGGGCAATGGATTAAACTTCAAGCAGAGAGTCGGGTGATGGGAGAGCTGCAAGATTTTCTCGTCAGTAGAAGAGTACCTGAGAGACTTCGTCGTGGCAATGTAGACCCTAAATTAATCCGTCTCtggagacagaggagacgacTCTTCATAAAAAAAGGTCTGATGCTACGCAGCACTCTGGATCCCATCACTGGTGACCGTCTACATCAAGTAGTAGTACCCCGTCGAGATGCAAGAACAGTACtagaagcctaccatgacagatcgggacacttcgGTGTACAAAAAACAGAAGCCACAATCCGCAGACGCTTCTATTGGATAGGAATGCGTGAGGATAGGAATGCGTGA